The following is a genomic window from Solidesulfovibrio sp..
TGCCGGCCAGGGCGTCGTGGCCGGAGAGCACGGGCATGAGGATGTCCATGATGACGAGGTCGAAGGGTTGGCCTTGCTCGATGGCCTGGATGAACAGGGTGATGGCCTCGCGGCCGTTGGCGGCCTCGGCCGTGGTGAAAAGGCCCTCCAGGGCCTGGACGATGAGGTAGCGCTGGTACCGGCTGTCGTCGACGATGAGCACGCGCGGCATGGTCGGCCCTCCGTATCCCTTGAAAGTCTCAGGCGCCGCCGTCCGTGGCCTTGGCGGCGCGCAGCAATTCCGGAACATCCACCACCAGGGCCATGTCGCCGGCTTCGGTGACCGTGCCGCCGAGCACGCCCGGCACCTTGCCCAGGGCCCGGCCCAGGTGCTTGAGCACGGCCTGGCGCCGCCCGACCACGCCGTCCACGACCAGCCCGGCCCGGCCTTCCTCCCGACGCACGGTCACCACATGGGAGCAGGCGGGCGCGTCGCCGTCAAGCCCGAAGAAATGGCGCAGGCACACCAGCGGCGTGGCCACGCCGCGCAGGTCCATGACCCCGCGCCCCTGGCGCAACGCCAGGCCCGGCGGCAACTCCAGGCATTCCTCCACGTAGTCGAGGTGCAGGAAGTAGGTCTCCTCGCCCAGGCGCACTTCCAGGCAGTCGATGATGGCCAGGGAGACGGGCAGGCGCAGGGTGAAGACCGTGCCTTCGCCGACGGTCGAGGCCACGTCGACGCGGCCGCGCAGGGCGGCGATGCCCTCGCGCACGGCGTCCATGCCCACGCCCCGGCCCGAAACCGCCCCCACGACCTCGGCCGTGGACAGGCCCGGCAGGAAAATGAGCTCCAGGGCGGCGGCGGGGTCGTAGGCCCGCCCCGGGTCGAGGCGCCCGGCGGCCACGGCCTTTTGCCACAGCTTGCGGCCGTCGATGCCGCCGCCGTCGTCGCGGATGGCGATGACCACGTCGTTGCCTTCCTGGCGGGCGGACAGGGCGATGGTGCCCCGGCGGGCCTTGCCCAGGGCCTGGCGCACGTCGGGGGCCTCGATGCCGTGGTCCACGGCGTTTCGCAGCAGGTGGATGCAGGGGGTGTTGAGCTGCTCGATGACGGCCTTGTCGAGTTCGGTGTTCTCGCCGTCCATGACCAGCTCCACGTCCTTGCCCAGGGCGGCGCTGGCGTCGCGCACCAGCCGGCGGTACTTGGGAAAGCTCACCTTGATGGGCAGCAGGCGCAGCCCCAGGACCTGGTCGCGCAAAAGCGCCGCCAGGCGTTCGACCTCCTCGGCCACGTCGC
Proteins encoded in this region:
- a CDS encoding chemotaxis protein CheW, whose product is MAEEDRIFELFAESCLEQLRGIEAAILDLETAGPGVLGAKVAAVFRAAHTIKGDAGAVGAVPLADLCHAVESVLDTVRQGGRPVEPGLIGELLAVFDVIRSMAENPKAARNRDVAPEMARLAALLARPEPGAAAAAALPADEPPLAEASPDERIKKLSIPARELDILVDRVGELGIAQARLASLSLRRADVELRDVAEEVERLAALLRDQVLGLRLLPIKVSFPKYRRLVRDASAALGKDVELVMDGENTELDKAVIEQLNTPCIHLLRNAVDHGIEAPDVRQALGKARRGTIALSARQEGNDVVIAIRDDGGGIDGRKLWQKAVAAGRLDPGRAYDPAAALELIFLPGLSTAEVVGAVSGRGVGMDAVREGIAALRGRVDVASTVGEGTVFTLRLPVSLAIIDCLEVRLGEETYFLHLDYVEECLELPPGLALRQGRGVMDLRGVATPLVCLRHFFGLDGDAPACSHVVTVRREEGRAGLVVDGVVGRRQAVLKHLGRALGKVPGVLGGTVTEAGDMALVVDVPELLRAAKATDGGA